In Phaseolus vulgaris cultivar G19833 chromosome 7, P. vulgaris v2.0, whole genome shotgun sequence, the genomic stretch CTAAGATGACCACATTTTCTCACCGATCTTCCTCTCAACAAAACTTTACCTCTAATAGGAAAATCAGTCAAATCAACTTGGAATTTCAATTAGTAACATAGGCTACTCATACTCAGATACCTCCTTCAACATCATTATTAATACCTACGAATCATATagtttttatactttttatagAGTTCACAATAATCTTTTAACACAATCTAAAACTAGAAAGTTAATATGATAATCCACctcaattttaaattaaacagtATTTTATACTtacttaatattaaattttaacttaaacatcaaaatattttttataaatacacCATTACCTGTTACCTATGTAGCATAGACGCTAACAAAATACGGACACAGACACAAAAacacatataatatttaaaatgtaggatacgaagacacaaatctatatattatataattatgaattttataaagtgataataaatttttttgtacactagtatgtttatattttttttaagtagaaagatgtttttcatgattgGTTTAAAAGAATtcgttccttatttttataattataataaaaatttatacaataaatttgagtttttaaaaaattaatgtatatatttttttaaattgtgttagaaccgtaatagaattataaaaaattcaacaaatattttttgaattgaacacttcactaATACGTGTCTTACGAGTGTTATATGAATGTTGTATCCAACACACGAACATACCATTTAAAAGGAGTGTCCAAACTTTTCATTAAATACAACATCATCAACCAAAATTAACAACaatttaaagaatttaaaaaaatccaaaactttACTACTTTCTTTAGAATAGAATTTAATTTGTTACTTAAATTGTTTATGGTTAACTTCAATAATATGAACCAAGAGCcaaaacaataatattattattttaataaaattgtggaacttcatataataataataattttattattatgaattcaatataatattatattggaATGGAATAAAAGTGTGTGAAAAGTGGAAGGACAGTTGCGTCACTTTACACAGGATGAGTGTCGGTTACTGGTTAAGTAAGAACTCCGTTTTCTGATTTTGAACTGTGGCGGGTAGGCACAAAATGAGAACAAAAAACggaaattaatagaagaaaagcagcgaaagaaaagaaaatggagCGGAAAACCCCATCGCACCACACTACACTAGAGACCGTACAGTCCTAGTCAGAGAGAAGAAGCAAAACAAAgcacactttctctctctctacTTTCTCTCTCACGCTCCAACGCACGCCCTGTACAGTGAAGCTGTGAAAATCCCCTTTCTCTCTCTGCGCTTCGCAACCACCCAACAACACAACCTCTCCGATCTTCCACACGCTTCAACATCTCTCTAGCACCAACCAGATTCTTCACTTCAGATACTCCAACACAAACCCGTTTCGATGGACTTGTACGGTCGGGGCCCCGTCAGGAATGGATCCAACCCGCTCAACCAACCCGAATGGCCCTCACCGGGCATCGACACTGCTCTCGAAGGTCTTTcactcttctcttctcttctcttttcgCCTGTTAGGGTTTTTTAATGTCCAACTTGTGTTGTGCTAGTTTTGGGGTTTTCTGTGCTTTCTAATTAGGGTTTTGGTTTTGTGTAGAATCCATGTGGCATTTAACGCTCGGTGGAGGCGAATCTTACCCGGAGCGGCCCGGCGTTCCCAATTGTGTGTATTACATGCGAACCGGTGTGTGCGGATATGGTAGCAGGTGTCGTTACAATCACCCTCGTGATCGTGCTGCGGTAACCCTTTCCATCACTTTGAGATTCTGCATTAGGTTAGAGTTTCATGCAAGTGTTTTGTTTTTGTAGTAGGCATTGGTTTCATGCCTTTTTGGCCCTGTGTCGGTGTTATTGCTTATTTCTGAAGGTCAATGTTGTCTACGACTGTTCATTTACTGTGTAGTTagttattttcctttttagcGAGGGGGATGGGGGGGGggtatttaatttttactttccTCAATGTGAAGTGCCATTTGAGAGTGGGAATCCAGTTTAAAGGATAGCCTGGTTGTGTTGCATAAGCCTATTTTAGTTACACAAAAGGGATTAAAAGAATGTTTATGCAGATAGctagtttttttatttcatcttATTGCTAAAGTGTATGAATATGAATTGAGTCAAATGCTGTTTAGGTTGCTGCGGCAGTAAGAGCTACTGGGGAGTACCCAGAACGGGTGGGGGAACCTCCATGCCAGgtcttgtttttttattttatttccataCATGAATTTTTTCTATGTAAAATCTGCAAATTTTTAACTTGTATCTTTCCAATTTAAAATGGTTATACTTATTCTTCTTAGTCATTCTGATGAACAGTATTATTTAAAGACTGGAACCTGTAAATTTGGAGCATCCTGTAAATTCCACCATCCAAAAAATGGTGGTGGATATTTAAGCCAAGCTCCACTAAATACTTGTGGATACCCATTACGGCCGGTATGACTCTTCGTTTTGCTCTTCTTCTCGCACATGTAACCCACAGCAAACAATGCAATTGTTAAACCGACTTTTGTTTGAACAGGGTGAGAAAGAGTGCTCCTACTATTTGAAAACGGGGCAGTGCAAATTTGGTGTTACTTGTAAATTCCATCATCCTCAACCTTCTGGCACACCATTGCCAGCATCTGCACCTCAATTTTATCAACAGGTGCAGTCTCCTGCCGTTCCTGTGCCTGAACAGTATGGAGGAGCTTCTGCAAACTTGAGAGTGGCCAGGCCTCCTGTGTTGTCTGGTTCATATGTCCAAGGGGCTTATGGTCCTGTACTTCTTTCTCCAGGGGTTGTCCAATTTCCTGGATGGAGTCATTATTCGGTGAGAGGGACATGTGTGCGTGTGAAAAGtcaaattttcttcattttagcAGCTGTTTTCTTCTGACAATTTTAAATTGGTGCAGGCACCTGTAAGTCCTGTGCTATCTCCTGGTGCTCAAACTGCTGTTGGGGCCACTTCTTTATATGGAGTGACCCAGTTGTCATCACCAACATCAGCTTTTGCTAGACCATATACTCCATTGTCCTCTACTACCGGTCCTTCAGGAAACATACTAAAGGATCAATTATTTCCTGAAAGACCCGGTGAACCTGAATGCCAATATTTTCTGAGAACGGGGGACTGTAAATTTGGACTAGCTTGTCGATATCATCATCCTCGGGACCATATTGTTGCACGGCCATTTCTTAGCCCAATTGGACTTCCTTTACGTCCGGTATGTATGATTACTCACTTGATTTGATTATTTGTCTCATTGTGTGGTTAACTTTCTTAGATTTACTTAATTTAAGTTGTATGGTACTTTACAGAGTTACAGTTATAATTTATGATGTTATCCATATAAAATGTACATATCTACAAATGACAAATGTATGAACAACACATCTATTCTGCTCAGGGCACACTACTTTTATTCCCTTCTcattagaaatcaaaatttgtAGGTAGTCTAGACAAGCTGCTCTTTTTGTACCTTGGGCCCTGATAGTATTAAAGTATCCCTGCATAGCAATTAACTCATAGCGTGGCTTCAGTTGCACTAGCTAGGATCAACATGGACAGCAATTGACCTGGAGTAAGAGACAATATTAAACTTTCTGCTTTGCACAATTAGTGTTGGCCCTTGACAGAACATgatataaatatgtatatataaagcAGTCTTTCCGAGCCGTTTTGGCTTGAGACCTGGAGTAGTCTTGATCACATGTTCACTGAAGCCCTTATTTCATGAAAAATCAACCTTCGGTAAAAGCTTAACCTGTTGAATAAAAAACATGTGattgtattatttttctatatatgtCAGTCCTAGTGTAAAAGCTGCTATTCactctatttttcttttaagttcGTATGGTATAAAAGTGACTTGCTAAAATTCTGTCTTTCCTGCTTCCACTGAAAAGGCCAATGTAGTGATGTCCATGATGCCAAATTTTGTGGCATGGTAGTTGCCGTCCTATCTTGAGTTTTGCATAGTTTCATTATGTTTGGTGGAATATGTGATGGAAACATAGGATCCGAACTGGGGAGGACTATGGCAGAAAGGATTTGGATTTATAGTTACATTGGAAGTAAATTTTGGTTGTGGTCAACTATGTTTCTTCCTTATTGAGGAAACATGCGATTTACTCAGCTATTGGACATCACAATAGCACAAGTTACTCATTTTGAATTCAGGCAGCCCTGCATAGATTTCATATGCAAAAAAATCTAATCCAGTTGTGCACAGTTGTGATCGGAGTGCATGTGCAAATAGAATTGTTTATAGCGTAATCCATTCATACATTTGTTTTTCCTCTCATTTACACTATTGTTTAGAggtgttatttcttttatagcaTTAGTTTTATGTGGAAGATTTAATTGTTCTTAAGCACATTCTCATGTTCTATTGCAGCATTACAATTTgtgtgttttatattttttatttatttttgggatttcttaattaatttgttttctagAAAACAGGGCGTACAACCTTGcgctttttatttgcaaaatgggcATTGCAAGTTTGGCTCCACGTGCAAATTTGACCATCCTTTGGGATCTTTGAGCTACAGTCCATCGGTATCTTCTTTCATTGATGTGCCAGTTACTCCATACCCAGTGGGGTCTTTGCTGTCTCAGCTGGCTCCTTCAACATCTTCAGAGCTTCGGCCTGAACTGATGTCCGGGTCCAAAAAGGAATCCCTTTCAGCCAGAATACCTTCTTCTGGTACTTCTGTCGGTCTAATTTTCTCACAAGGTGGTTCTATCTCGTTATCTGATGTGCAACTCTCAAGTCAGAGTTCTGCCCCTCTTGGCAGTAGCAGAAGTACCAGACAAAGCGGTGAGATACGTTAATCTGGCTAGTGCAAAACTTGAAAATGACTCCTCATTAGCTATTGGAAGTGACTTCACAAGCCTCCATTGCTTCTGTTTATAGTCCTCAGTATTTTGATGGCAACTGTTCAAATTTTCACTGTCGTTGAGTATTCATCACCCAATCCTGTTTAGAGCCTATACTAGGTCATTCTCATTTGATTATATTAGTATCTCCAATAAGCATCAATTGGAAACTGAATACTGTCTACCCTCCTCGGTCTCTTCTGAATGTTATTATTCATCCTTTATTTATGGCGTTTGTGTGATGGTTGTTACATTTCTGCATGCTTGTGAGACAGCCTAGTTCCTGCCCCGTACAAAGATGAAGATTGAAGAGATGACTCAAGTACCATTTAGGCTattgttttttggtttttaccTTTTTAGTACTTACAACTTGCATACAATGCCTCTCTTTCTCATTCCAAGAGATATATATATTCTCCTCGAAATCTG encodes the following:
- the LOC137829619 gene encoding zinc finger CCCH domain-containing protein 32 isoform X1 gives rise to the protein MDLYGRGPVRNGSNPLNQPEWPSPGIDTALEESMWHLTLGGGESYPERPGVPNCVYYMRTGVCGYGSRCRYNHPRDRAAVAAAVRATGEYPERVGEPPCQYYLKTGTCKFGASCKFHHPKNGGGYLSQAPLNTCGYPLRPGEKECSYYLKTGQCKFGVTCKFHHPQPSGTPLPASAPQFYQQVQSPAVPVPEQYGGASANLRVARPPVLSGSYVQGAYGPVLLSPGVVQFPGWSHYSAPVSPVLSPGAQTAVGATSLYGVTQLSSPTSAFARPYTPLSSTTGPSGNILKDQLFPERPGEPECQYFLRTGDCKFGLACRYHHPRDHIVARPFLSPIGLPLRPGVQPCAFYLQNGHCKFGSTCKFDHPLGSLSYSPSVSSFIDVPVTPYPVGSLLSQLAPSTSSELRPELMSGSKKESLSARIPSSGTSVGLIFSQGGSISLSDVQLSSQSSAPLGSSRSTRQSGEIR
- the LOC137829619 gene encoding zinc finger CCCH domain-containing protein 32 isoform X2, translated to MDLYGRGPVRNGSNPLNQPEWPSPGIDTALEESMWHLTLGGGESYPERPGVPNCVYYMRTGVCGYGSRCRYNHPRDRAAVAAAVRATGEYPERVGEPPCQYYLKTGTCKFGASCKFHHPKNGGGYLSQAPLNTCGYPLRPGEKECSYYLKTGQCKFGVTCKFHHPQPSGTPLPASAPQFYQQVQSPAVPVPEQYGGASANLRVARPPVLSGSYVQGAYGPVLLSPGVVQFPGWSHYSAPVSPVLSPGAQTAVGATSLYGVTQLSSPTSAFARPYTPLSSTTGPSGNILKDQLFPERPGEPECQYFLRTGDCKFGLACRYHHPRDHIVARPFLSPIGLPLRPKTGRTTLRFLFAKWALQVWLHVQI